Part of the Acropora palmata chromosome 10, jaAcrPala1.3, whole genome shotgun sequence genome, ATCTACTAATGATGAtaacttgagaaaaaaataaatgattggTAATAATTTTCTTAATGCATTATGCAGTATGTTGTCATGCATTTACTTctcattattttcttcttttgttacAATTTCTTGAAGTTTTACTCTTTATGTACAGTAGGTGTAAGTGTCTTGTCTCTGTTTGCTGTAAAGAGCAATGGGTGAATGAAAATCTGTTGCCCCTGATCTTTTTCACTGTGGCCAGGAATGAAGTATCTTTTACTCTTTCTATTTGAATGGAACACAAGATCTGAAATGGGTGGCTTAATTTTTTGTATGTGAAAGGTTTTTAGTTCAGATTTCACTTCTTCGGTAAATCCCCTCTTATTAGTAGCTTTAAAACGTGATGTATGGCTGGGTGAGTGTCAGTCATGTTCCTTTGTAGGAAAATCAGCAAGGATTTTCAGCTCATCAGTTACAACAGCAGCAGCCACACCAGCAACAGTTTGCTTACCATGTAAAACAACAGCAGACAAGCTATCAACAGCATGTGCAGCATGGTAATCAGAAACAGGCCTTGTTGCCGACGCCATCTCCACAAACCCAGCCGCGATCAGGCTCAGCACAGCATAACCAAGGTGCTCAGTCTGGGTATTCTGTGGCACTTCCGCCCGATCAGGTCCACCCTCAACCTTACCATGGTTCCAATGTGCACCCAACACAACAGTCTTACCTGGTGCATTCACACCCACAGGGTTACCAAGGAAAGCAGACTCTTCCTTACCAGCTTCATCAAATGCCCTCTGGTGGACAACATACCTACCACCCACAACCCCAGCAGCAACTACCTTTGCCGACACAGTATCCCGTCTCACAGGGACATCCAGCTCCACAGGGACTTCAAGGTCCACAGGAACAGTTGCCAAGGCAACAGGTTGTTGCGTCACATCAGTACCACCAACAGCAAGGGGCCAGCCAGGGCGAAGGTCGACAGTCACAGTATGACAGCACACATTCAAACCAGCAGGCACGAGTGCCTCACCACCACCAGCAACAACAGCACCAGAAGCAGGAACAGAGACCAAGTGCTAGCCTTGGATATACACAAAGCCATGGGGTGAGTGACTAGTCAACTGGCATAGCAAAGTCAGATTGAGGGCAGGAGACAAGATTTCTTCAGGTCAGAGAATCTGAAGTGTTGAAGCTGGTAGCACTGAAAGTGGCTCTTTTACATCATTTGTCTTAACTCCAACTTTCAATGTGCCAAGTCACAGGTCAGGAAGACAGTTTTTGACCTCAGGCCTGTCTCCGAAGTGAAGCACAGCTATGTTAATGCGTCCAAACAATGAATGTTTTCAATATGAATAGTGCATAAGGTCTCTATGCAAAaagtttgaagtgtgtgatcctcacagttttttttttcaatgctaCTTATGGAGATAGTAAGAAACAAGGCCTGAATGAGATTAGATCCCTGACTTCTGAGATGCTTGTTCAGTTAAGCTAtgtatcaggccaactgggagctggttgTTGTGTGGGTTGATTACAAACCAGTAGATGATGGCTATAgatttatataattatattatgtGTATATGTAAATATCTTGTGTTTGAACTGCAGTtcgaaatgaaaattgaagtgTTTGAGCCTCATAAAAAAACTTGTGTGATAGtcacaggaaaagaaaaactgcatgGATCACGGAGTATTTGAggagataataattattaccttATACAATAATGTTTCCAGGCAATAGTTTATAGTTCACTTTGCTCCTCTGCTCAAACCAACCAGACAATGAAAGAGAGACAAAAGCCTTCCTCAACCTGCCCAGTGAACAGTAACTTATACACAGTTCATGTCATCCATGTAAAAATATGCAACCCAAATATCGGTAGACTTTTCCATATTGCTGAGCTACTGTTTTATCTCAAATCAAGCTGGCACATTTGGTGTTTTGTTGAAGGAACAACAGCATCAAAGAGCTCAACATGATGATTTGTCTTGATGACTTATTTATTCCACAAATATGAATAATTTTCAGTTAGAATTCTCACCTATGTTCTATTACATGGTATGTCACAGACCAACGTTTgaaatattaatttcattgaACATTCTTTTGCATTCAGCCGTACTATGCACAGGGATCCCAATCCACGAAGAGGAGCAACCACAAGTATGCGCCTTATCCATATTCGGGATCAAAGGGGCATCATCAGGGAAGTGCAGGGAAGAAGTATTCAGGAAAGTACCAGAGCTCTTCGGAAGGGTCGTCATCCAGTGGATCGCACTCGGGTGAGCACATTAGATTGTAATTGTTTAGAGGCAGCTTACATGCATGTTACTGCTGACACGCCTTTTCGGAATATTGTTtagatatttatttaatattattagttttgATCAGTCACAATTGTTTTAGCGACAATGACGTTTTGACCTCGTAAGAAACGTGTTCAATTTATAGTCCCGCCCCTTCAGTGCGTTGTTCCAGTTGGTTTTGCACGGAGTACAAGTTGTAGTTGTAGTAGAAAGTACCTTCTATCTTTTGGATTCTAGTTGGGCTAGCACTACAAGCGGGACTGTTATTTTACGATATGATCTTGGATTATTCATCAAATAAATACAATTCAGGAGATTGTCCGTAAAATATATTCCCGTTTGGCTGGTTGTATCTCAAGTGAGTAAGTCGTCGTAAGCGCTTTGGGTATCGGCCAGTTACGATGCAGGTTGGAGTATAAGTCTGTGAGATTGCTTTTATCTTGTCCACCGATTTAGCCTTTTGTGTAGTAGATTTCACGAATTAACCTGGTCCCAGTTATTCAAAGCTTGGTCAAAGCCATCCTGGGAATTAATAGTACCAAACGCTATTGAGTTATCAAGTGGGTAATGcttatccaccctttgaacagcTGGGGCCAGGTGGATAACCAGATATAGTTTGACGCTTCTCTGGTTTAGAATGaatgaaacttgaaaagaccCAATATTTCAAACGATTCAAGAACCAATATTTCGGCACTGCGGTCAAGTGTCTTCACCAGGGGTGATCTAACACTCTTGCACTGTACATGACTCTAGTGTCTTCAATAGGGGTGATCTAAAACTTTTACACTGTACGCACATGACTCCTTTTATACACTAATTAGCGTTCGATAAAACAtcttaaaacatttcttttgttctcgtGTTTGGTCAGCGATGTTTTGCGCGTTTGGACAGATGCTTAAAACATGTTTGATGCGCGCATGCGTGTTGACTCTATTACGTTGtttgtatccatggatacgGCGTCGCGTCACACACTCATTTCCCCCAAGATGGCGAACGAAGAGGACGTTTTAGTCGATCTGTCAGAAATTGTTATCGAAGATAAGTCTACACCAAAGCGgaaaggaaataaagttagGACAAGGAGATGGACTGACGAAGAGACGGACATTCTTATCGATATGTTTGAGGAAAGCGCCTGTGTATGGGACATATTTAGCAAAGACTATCACATGAAGGATAAGCCTGACAAAGCTTATGAGAAAATTCAGGAAGAACTGGATATACCGATTACCGAGAAAAAGAACAAGATAATTCGCCTGCGTTCGCAGCTTAGTCGTGAAGTTGCTTaaacaaaccaaaagaaaTCCGGACAAGGGGTCAGCGAAAGTTATAAATCCAGTTGGATTTACTGGGACAGACTTCAGTTATCGGAGCTGGAAAAAGCAAAGACAGTTTACAAGCACCTGAAGCACTGGTAGATCGACAATCTACGGCAAATCCAAATGTCATGGAAGAAAATGATTcacaaaaccaagaaaattgGTCCCAAAACTCCCGAACAAAGTCGTCCAAAAGGAAAGCTGAACACGAGCTAACATGTTTTAAGATGTTTTATGCCGTTTGGCCACTCTGTAAAATATTGGCATGTTTTAACCTAAAACATGTTTAAGCATGTTTTACGGTAAAACATTTACCGTTTGGACAGGCCTTTACACCTATTTACATCTCACCAAATAACTAAGAATGAACGCCCATCAGTTAAACCATAGTagatgtatttttttgtttctgaatCACCACTTTTCCATCAATGCCATGTCTCCTCCAGCCCCTATACAAACACACACGTTCCCAGAACTCCTCCGTTCGctaaagggctaacgctcggaacgtcagcttcgtaatctaatcggtaagtgacgacgaagggcgaacgctcAAATCGTCATCTTCGCagtctaatcggaaagtgacgaggAAGGGCTGACACtggaaacgtcagcttcgtaatgtaatcggcaagtgacgacgaaTGGCTAACGCTCggaacgtcagcttcgtaatccagtcggcaagtgacgacgaagggcgaacgctAAAATCGTTAGCTTCGTCATCCCTTCGCGGTGGAAATTTGTcccttatcaaattttagtctTCACTTCCCCACCGATGCGGCGCcacaacagtttctttagaaaccaaATGTATTTTTGCATCTCCATTGTTTTGTAATCAGTATCATTCAATTTTTGAACTTGCTGTTAGGGCCTTCAGGAAGCTCTCGACACCATCATCACCAAAGCAGAAATAACCACAAGGGAGCATCCGCGAGTCATAACTCGTCCTCTCAGCAGAAGTCATCTCGATATTACCAGTAACTCAGAACACACGATGGCCAATGAGTTTTGTCTTATGCAGACCTTCATTCTGCTGTTAATCATTGCGCAGAATTCCGAAACATCGTTAATTATAGATATAAAACTGTTCTATTGAGGCCTTAAACTGCTGTTAAAAGTGAAAACTAAAATCCAAGGTTTCGCCGATCaacggcatcatcagggatAGGAAAATATTCCGCGCACACCATATACTATATGCAAAGAAGGTGTAGGGAGAAATGTGAAGTAGATGTGACGTGTGTatgaaaactataaaaaatatGTATGAGTAGAATACGAAggccttaaggacggtgcctactattgttattgcgcatacgttctgcgcatctccagatactcggatttcctatcgccaatgcttactaatacagggatatttttgcgcggtttaaaactatccggagaaagtagatcttagtaagtactcttggtttccaaaaagaaaattgggggtaaccatgcatttttgagagataattaagcttaaatttgagaaagaacgccatacattgctttgtattttaaagctttttacagacattattcatgaattatctttgaaaaatgcgtggttacccccaattttctttttgtatttcaataggacttgttaagatctacatttcccgcataatcacacaccagggaaaaaatatctttaattagtaggcaccgtccttaatagaacagttttatgtatttttaatcATGCTGCTGACGGACAACATGAACAGATCATTAATTATGCAGAAAGTAACGGCTGTGGCAACTTTACATTCACCAAACACAAAGCCTGAGGTGTTTGACAGGTGTACAGtgttagtataggtaatcatacggtttcgagttcaatttgaaattaatttgcacgagtgagtttttcaaaaagctgaaattgctCGAGCCGCTTCGGCGAgtgcaatttcagctttttgaaaaactcacaagtgcaaattaattccaaattgaacgagaaaaaccgtatgattacttattaataatacaaacatgaaaaaattcgcGTGGAAAAAGTGCCGGAAGATGTTTCTTGAAGCCCTTTTTTTCGCATTCgagaaaaatttattcagagTTTCTGTACAAAATTTTGGTCATTGCCGTTTACATGAGATCATTAGCCTACAAATTTCTCATTGTCTCTCTGCaaatcataatccagaattacgatgtgtaatttgcactggtgttacactttttgcaccagtgttacattttttgcactggtgttacacttgaactgcactgctctcagccaatcagaatcgagtAATTTTTTTCGTGTGTATTATTAACCGCGAAACAAATCGCTAGGTAGCTAGACTCCAAAGAAGGCGTATTTCGGTGGCCATGTTGTTTCCATCTACTAAAAAGAATGAGGTCCAcgggaaaggaaaaaatgcgCCCTTTTTTATCTTTCCACTCACCATTTTCCAGCGCATAACTCGAGTGGTTTTGCTTGCGCTTATGCACTGGTTAGTGATTTTTCCACTGAATCATGCTGTACAATATGGCCTTAACACTTAGTCCTTTAGTGGCAAAAACACTCTTTATTGATCAGTTAGAGAACTGCTAGAAAGTAAGCTCTAGATTTTCGGCGAACATCCTTCCAAGGCGGACACACAGTGTAGAAAGCAAAGGAAAGAATTTAGTACCGTGTTTACGTAAAACGCAAAAGTGGTAAGGAAGGCCATGCAAACAGATCATTCTAACACATCACGTTCGTTTGAGAGGCAGCTTTACACCTGTCCCTAACTGTCAATAAATACGCAAATATCCACCAAGTTTCTTTGATGTTTGTCAAAGCACAAATTCTCGGCCGAAGTTTATAGTATTTCTTGCACCGGTTACTACTTAAATCTCTCCAAAAAAACTCAAACCATAGTTCGATGTGACTAATTTGATGCAGCGGCTGAAAAAGGAGtttgttatattttgaatAGATGCACCTCTCCTTTCCCACTTTCTCCatttaaaggaaaatgaaattttaaaactacCGAATTAAGGCTTTAGGTGCACTTACACCAGCTGGAAATTTCTTGAATTGTTTGTCTCATTGCTTGTCTCAAAGGTCGCATTTTCCAGATGAAAATAATCGGGTTCAAAgaagagttaaaaaaaaaaaaacagagttcCTGTAATTCTTCAAACAAATATAATACTTGCGTTTGGCCTTGCTTATTGTACCCATACTACAATGAAGACTGTTTCTATAGGAAGTTATGTTCTGTTGAACCGTTTGACGCGGAgtaatgttgatttgatttccattCCGACGTGAGAGAAAAGCAATCTTTGCATAGGAGGAAAGGGATACTAAAAGGCACGTTGCTGTAACTGCATTGCTATACCATGTCATTATTGATTCGCTTTTCAAAGCCAGAGCAGTGAAAACGATGGAAATTGAACAGAAAGCGATTACAATTGCAGACACTCGCTTCAGGGTTACGAGTTGTCTGTATCTGAGCCCCAACACAGCAGCCTGTCCACGCTTATTGCGGTCGCAGTAAACAGGGATGCTAAACGCGCCCCAAGGCCATCTAAATTGCGCACGGTGCTTGCCCAGCGACAAATATGTCCTATAGGTGattttcacgttacgtcatagccgccatgttggtggacgaaaacaaaagatttctaattagctccttttgttcgtccaccagcaattgtacattgcagcattgttatctgtgtccctggagattggttgcaaaccacgTATTGTTCGTCAGTGCCAAGGTTACTACAGAGAGAGGTTGAGAAATGATTCCAACAAACAGATCACACACCACCAGGGCGCGAAACAGCAGTTTGGAGGGCGCGTGAATAGTAGACTCCCTGTGAAGGGCTACTAACATCAGagaatttccaaaaaaaaaaaacgcggTAATGGCCAAGAGAACGTTGATTCCTGCAATGTCTCGTAGCTCACCGTGTCTTCCTCGAGAATATTCCGCAAAACAGATCACTCAGTTTTGTTAATTCGTGGGGTTTTGCAACTCTTTCAAACTGCTGGAGGCGTTTGGTGACACTTGTCTAGTTTAACGGCCATGGGACAAATtagatagatatatatatagataggTGCTTGTTTATTTTACCCAATTGCAGCATTGAGTGAATTGCTGGGTGGGCCAGCCATAAGATCATGAATTACACAATATGTTGATATTTGACAGTAACAAAATCATTTAGTCTATTAGTCCGGTCAAGTACGGGTCTCGGGTTGTGGTAACGAAGagaatttatttattgaatCACTTTCACCCCAAGAGATAACCGCCTAAGGTATGcaaaataaggaaataatgataataataataataattataataataataataataataataataataataataataataataataataataataataattttattataacaacaattttattaaACTCTTctcaaattaataataataatacaatattTATAGAGCGCTAATTCCCAATAGACCAAAAGCGCTTTAcaagaaaatttcattaaaaccAGGAATAAACAAACGGTAAAAAGTAGATTAAAGGCTATAAAACTAAATCATAAGAAGCTTTAAAAAGCAAAGTCTTCAACTTGGATTTAAGGGAAGAAAGGGAACAACACgatgtacaagctaaagacaaacaaacaggCTGTGGTGGGGTTCGCACAACAGAGCGAGGCTCCAAATTAAGTGCaccttaaataataataataataaaataatacaaaggaaaaagaaaaacgaaagatAATCCTCATGATAAAAGCCTATTCATATTCATGGCCTTGGGGGAGTAATATCCATGAGGGGAGGATGTTGCCGTGCATTTAAAATGAATCTCAGACAGGCAACTCGCTTGGCTTTAAGTCTGTCTAGGCTTGCATGCCATGGCCATGGCATCAGCGTACTCTTTCTTGCCGAAAATTATCCTGAGGGCTTTCCTTTGTATGCATTCTAAAAGATCTTCTAGACATGACATGAGCGCCGCCCAAACGAGGGAAGCATACTGGGATGATTGATCTCACTAAGCTACAATAAACTAGTACTTAATCATCACAGTTCATTCCAGCCTTTCTAAGGGGACGCAAGGCATATATTTAACGGAGGATTTTAAGTCAGAATCCACCTGGCGGCTACACGAACTGACATATTCAAAACAAGCTGGTGTGTCACAGCATGTTTTCTGtttacatcttttttttttttttcatgataacTTGAAAATCGTGAAAAGTGATATTTCCTGTGACACTGAAAGTGATGTTTTTGATGCAAAGAAGACGTCGACAAGAAAGACTGGACGCCCGCTTCAAAACGAGCAAATCAAAAAATTGTGCTTTCCTGCTTTTAATAGGTATCCTGTATTGAAAAAGTGTATCTAAATGCCATCATGGGCAAGTTAAATCTACACCtttatacaccttattccaaaatggcggccaataaattattcttttgtttgcatgttaattagccttcttcgcctcattttcacttcaaattcttttgttttttattcatgtcgacgaggcgaagagggctaattaacatgcaaatggaagaataatttattggccgccattttggaataagtgTATAGATGGAGTTCTTATTTTGGATAATTAAGTCTCGAAACAACTTTGAGAAAAGTCTTCTGAGCTTAAACATGGGGTTCACTGACTTCGCTTTTTGTTATCgttttctccctttttttttttttcttttttggcagTTTAATTCTTGTGGCGTCCGGAAGACATACTTTAACATTTGTGTCACTGAGTGGTAGTGAATAAGGATGTGTTCATCTCTCAAGAGTAATTGCAGCTGCTATAACACCACTCTTACCAACGAAAATTTTTGTGGCATCAACAAAGTTGATCATGCAAGTTGCACCGGATAACAGATGATTTCGGGCGtaagccctttgtcagagcgaaatATTTTGCCTCCCCACCGAGGCAGCCACGCAGTTCAGAAATTTTTAGAAAGTATTCTCttaatttatttcatgtaAAGCTTGATTTTGGCTTAAGCAAAGACAGGAACAAAGATGACAGAAAAACTAAGCGAGAGCGCTAGCGACGAATTTTTATCAGTGCTGTCAACTTATGTCAGAGTAAGAATGGAAGtgaaagtttcttttcttaagaaactgATGAGTTTCCGTCATTTTAATCAACCTCAATGCTAAACAAATCAGACGGCGAGTGTGCGGGCTTTAAATAGCTTGAACAGATCCAGGTTAAGTATTTGCAATTTGCACAAACTTAATCATGTCAGCAGTGACGCAGATTGCTCGGTTGTAATATTAACACCCATATCAGAAGGATTTTTACCTCCTAGATCAAAAACGATTTAAAAAGAATAAACGGACTTGTTCTTCGGAGTTCCGAAAACTCCGAAATATCCGCTTGCCAAGTTCGGAACGATGCGAGAGGTGCCTTGTATTCAAATAGAGAAGGAATTATTAGCACATGAAAGGAACTGAAAAATCATTCgtttaaacaaaaaaggatAAGAGTCTTGAGCCCtcgcaattttcttttttttggtatATGGATTAGTTTTAGAGTACAAACTTCAGTCAGCATGCAGCcgcttttttttcaaaggagaatcgattgttaattatttcgaGAATGTTCGCTTCTCTTTTAGTcctcataatttttttttcggtatGATAGATTAGTTTTAGATTATCAGCCAAAGTCAACAGCCGCTCTTCCACTTCAAAGGAGAACCGtttgttaattatttcgagattgtttattttatttaccgGGCGCAATGCGAAAAATATCCTATGCCGGGGGAATTGAAAATAACGGCCGTAGACGGCGACAGATCAGTATGGACGACTCACTGCTTGGGTGTTTTCTTTGTACGTAAAGCGAAGAAATGTCCAAAGATACATTCTGTGGTTGAAGCACGATTTCCCCTCTTTAGATGACTTTTTTGGCTTGTATGCCTTTGCTTACGAAAtgattaaattgaaaatgaattcAACCCACCAAGTTAATTGGGTTGAATTGGGAGACAAATTTTCTCGAATAGGAGATGCCGGTAACCCCTAGGACTCAATTGGGAGAGCCGTTGAAGCACTTAAACTACTATGTAACCCTCTTTTGTCCGTGTAAGCTTCCCGTTCATGGCTTAATGCTAAGCTTAGGTAAAGCGCCTTTTTATAGGTGTAATTGCCTAAGGAGTTGTCAACAATTTCAAGttgtgaaactgaaaaaattattgacaaaatacaaattattcCAAGCGTTAATTTGTTGTTGACATAATTCTAGTGTATTGCCTTGGAATAGATGAATACCACTTTTATTGAGTAGTATTAACACTTCTAGCACCTGGTTTGACAGGCAGCTGGTTTGAGAGACGTTCAACTCACAACAAAATGGAAGTTAGCTAATTTTTCCTATGTTGTTATTCTCTACTTCCTAATTACCATGTTCATCTCCTTGGAGAGTTGAGGAGACGATCTCAAATTTTGAGGCTAGTCACAGATCTTAAATGTATTTCCTTGTCTGTGGAATTCCAGTGGGATTTTtcactattactaatagacgcTCAAGTATAACGACTTCTGTTAATTGTGGATCAAAGTTTGATTTTCGAAAACAAACTACAGCCTTGACACCACTGTTTTTGAGCGAAAATGCACCGAcatttgaatgagaaaaaaaagtgacacGTCAGCAAAATTTACAAGAGGAGAAAAGCTGTTGAATTGTCtctttcattgcttttttcaCTGCTCTCATCTTCCAGCAGTAAAGGAACGGGTTTAAAGATGAGTTAGACAAAAGCAAAGTTCCCGTATATTTCCATGCGACAATAAGCGACAGACTTGGGCCTCTTCGTGTGATGAGAACCTGAGTTATAATGTACGGTAGATAGCAGACA contains:
- the LOC141895635 gene encoding uncharacterized protein LOC141895635 produces the protein MGPSIFQEAAELLKKHTAKKMPVLIERSRPTKNQQRAVYAYIRRQREKGKQALAESKAKEEEEKARKREEQKKKETVEDVKKQIAELEIKLEQLKQKKHDLFSQLKKALNHEDEARRQQEHQALKTAATGSHVANSRTMQILSTAQGSMTAMGHTQLPLVDGGPVTGIVKRQSSPPPPPTPHPLSGYIQAQISHLQPALHLSYSPQATQGHQAVQERYPGYQQNQGQTHTAVVTGTQLEGHLSGKQQAPSGMLSEPPPLFARQAGPHQGGLPQQENQQGFSAHQLQQQQPHQQQFAYHVKQQQTSYQQHVQHGNQKQALLPTPSPQTQPRSGSAQHNQGAQSGYSVALPPDQVHPQPYHGSNVHPTQQSYLVHSHPQGYQGKQTLPYQLHQMPSGGQHTYHPQPQQQLPLPTQYPVSQGHPAPQGLQGPQEQLPRQQVVASHQYHQQQGASQGEGRQSQYDSTHSNQQARVPHHHQQQQHQKQEQRPSASLGYTQSHGPYYAQGSQSTKRSNHKYAPYPYSGSKGHHQGSAGKKYSGKYQSSSEGSSSSGSHSGPSGSSRHHHHQSRNNHKGASASHNSSSQQKSSRYYQ